A section of the Rummeliibacillus pycnus genome encodes:
- a CDS encoding YhfC family glutamic-type intramembrane protease: MAGIVFTAIISIGLPFIALIYACYKKRYIPFVLGVLTFVVSQVLLRIPLLQYLAEHSVAYSMFSATQPILFAIMIGLSAGIFEELARFISIRFFMKQRDWQSGFLLGTGHGGIEAVLLVGSSVVTLLIYPTVLSNSSTYFISGIERFFAMLLHIGLSIIVLQGVVRKSFLYIILPIMLHGVIDTLIGIMPLYLPKDRVLLVLEVTLAIYALVVFSYSLWIKRKGVLL; encoded by the coding sequence ATGGCTGGTATTGTTTTCACTGCAATCATAAGCATAGGGTTACCATTTATTGCATTGATCTATGCATGTTATAAAAAGCGGTATATTCCATTTGTATTGGGTGTACTTACATTTGTTGTTTCGCAAGTTTTACTTCGTATACCATTACTGCAATATTTAGCGGAGCATAGCGTTGCCTATTCAATGTTTAGTGCTACGCAACCTATTTTATTTGCCATAATGATTGGTTTATCAGCAGGTATTTTTGAAGAGCTCGCTCGTTTTATCTCTATACGCTTTTTTATGAAACAAAGGGACTGGCAATCAGGCTTTTTACTAGGAACAGGGCACGGTGGTATTGAAGCTGTACTATTGGTTGGTAGTAGTGTGGTAACCTTATTGATTTATCCTACCGTTCTTTCCAATAGTAGTACTTATTTTATCAGTGGTATCGAGCGTTTCTTTGCGATGCTACTTCATATTGGACTTTCAATTATTGTGTTACAAGGTGTTGTGCGAAAGAGCTTTCTTTATATCATACTTCCTATTATGCTACATGGTGTTATTGATACGCTCATCGGGATTATGCCGTTATACCTGCCCAAAGATCGAGTGTTATTGGTTTTGGAAGTAACTTTAGCAATTTATGCGTTAGTTGTTTTTAGTTATAGTTTATGGATAAAAAGAAAGGGTGTATTGCTATGA
- a CDS encoding GHKL domain-containing protein, whose protein sequence is MYTYDMVALVFIGISHVLLYVQLIRYNRLSYVMVISLSLVFTFLLGFVVTVTGYPELNIIMLLLFLLSLGLMQDALTFMQNFYFALVSMVSITLVKMVLIEVGMWLFMLTPFNLYLWTASIIHLIVSFVIVICILLLRKQIHRLAQFIVESPLYQVSYVLLGIGLIVVLILTYPATNLLATLHQQYGRISYITAFILFFVLLLIVLIGSHLAKGKLLEEQQERLDKELLNYVEKLELMHDELATFRHDYMNVLLALEEAVRAKNLEQIEQVYNDVLAPTSKLINNHKLEIVKLSRVTIPEVKSVLSVKMISAQQQQLKVMVDIPETIEEIAMPIVNFIRAISVILDNAIEEAVCSKDKVLQFAFFEMEKSQYFIVCNSCKHKVINLQQIYKKRYSSKEGNRGYGLFSLKRIIDNTTYATLETTFEAPYFTQTLILKK, encoded by the coding sequence ATGTATACATATGATATGGTGGCGTTGGTATTTATTGGGATAAGTCATGTCTTATTGTATGTTCAGTTAATACGGTACAATCGCCTGTCCTATGTAATGGTGATTTCTTTAAGCCTCGTCTTTACATTTTTGCTTGGATTCGTTGTAACAGTCACTGGTTATCCTGAATTGAATATAATTATGTTATTGCTGTTCTTATTAAGTTTAGGTTTGATGCAAGATGCGCTAACATTTATGCAAAACTTTTATTTTGCGTTAGTCAGTATGGTAAGTATTACATTAGTAAAAATGGTGTTAATAGAAGTTGGTATGTGGTTGTTTATGCTAACACCATTTAATTTATATTTATGGACAGCTAGTATAATTCACCTCATCGTTTCGTTTGTAATTGTCATTTGTATTTTACTTTTGCGAAAGCAGATTCATAGGCTAGCTCAGTTTATTGTGGAAAGCCCCCTTTATCAGGTAAGCTATGTGCTGCTGGGTATCGGACTTATTGTAGTGTTAATTTTAACTTATCCTGCCACTAATCTATTAGCTACATTGCACCAACAGTATGGACGAATAAGTTATATTACTGCATTTATTTTATTTTTCGTGTTGCTGTTAATTGTTTTAATTGGTTCACATTTAGCTAAAGGTAAATTATTAGAAGAACAACAGGAGCGTTTAGATAAGGAACTCCTAAATTATGTAGAGAAGTTAGAACTTATGCATGATGAATTAGCAACTTTCCGTCACGATTACATGAATGTGCTATTAGCGTTAGAGGAAGCTGTTCGAGCCAAAAATTTAGAGCAAATCGAACAGGTTTATAATGATGTTTTAGCCCCTACTTCAAAATTGATCAACAATCATAAGTTGGAAATCGTTAAGTTATCACGTGTTACTATTCCTGAAGTAAAAAGTGTGTTGAGTGTAAAAATGATTAGTGCGCAGCAACAACAATTGAAGGTAATGGTTGATATTCCAGAAACAATTGAAGAGATTGCAATGCCCATTGTCAATTTTATTCGTGCCATTTCCGTTATTTTAGATAACGCGATTGAAGAAGCAGTTTGTAGTAAGGACAAAGTATTACAATTTGCTTTCTTTGAAATGGAAAAATCTCAGTATTTTATTGTGTGTAATAGTTGCAAGCACAAAGTGATTAATTTACAACAGATATACAAAAAACGTTATTCTAGCAAAGAAGGAAATCGAGGATATGGACTGTTTTCGTTAAAGAGAATAATTGATAATACCACTTATGCTACTTTAGAAACGACTTTTGAAGCCCCATATTTTACTCAAACTTTAATACTAAAAAAATAG
- a CDS encoding LytR/AlgR family response regulator transcription factor — translation MSIFILEDDVIQAQHMRRMVEKICGEYQLPYDFIEVTRKSERIIEKIPLTNYIPIYFLDIEIKNEERKGLKVAQEIRKYDAQGIIVFVTTHSEFAPISYQYMVSALTFIDKGLLYDERYRMFEQCLLHYQARNIDNIENDDFIVDNTHTTVRVPFATVEYIMTDEPHRLALVTANRLIHFYGTLKEIESLDARLFRCHQSYIVNKAQISSYDVAQKMIVIKSGKRIPVSRRSVRKVRQMLKDEL, via the coding sequence ATGAGTATTTTTATATTGGAAGATGATGTGATTCAAGCACAGCATATGCGGCGGATGGTTGAGAAAATTTGCGGGGAATACCAATTGCCGTATGATTTCATTGAAGTAACACGCAAGAGTGAGCGTATTATTGAAAAAATTCCTCTGACCAATTACATACCGATATATTTTTTGGATATTGAAATTAAGAATGAGGAACGTAAGGGTTTGAAAGTAGCACAAGAGATTCGAAAATATGATGCGCAAGGAATTATTGTGTTTGTGACAACCCATTCCGAATTTGCTCCAATTTCATATCAATATATGGTTTCAGCATTAACTTTTATTGATAAAGGATTGCTATATGATGAACGCTACCGAATGTTTGAACAATGCTTGCTCCATTATCAAGCACGAAATATCGATAACATTGAAAATGATGATTTCATTGTTGATAATACGCACACAACTGTACGGGTACCATTTGCTACTGTGGAATATATTATGACTGACGAGCCACATCGTTTAGCTTTAGTGACAGCTAATCGTTTAATTCATTTTTATGGCACGTTAAAAGAAATTGAATCTTTAGATGCGCGATTATTCCGATGCCATCAATCCTATATTGTCAATAAAGCACAAATCTCTTCTTATGATGTGGCACAAAAAATGATTGTAATAAAAAGTGGGAAACGCATTCCTGTATCGCGCCGTTCAGTGCGCAAAGTACGTCAAATGTTAAAGGATGAGTTGTAA